CCGCCGGCCACGACCCGCGCGACCCGGCGAGCGTGTCCGGCCCGATGCCGGCCCGCTTGCCGGGCGGCGACCTGCGAGGACTGAAGGTCGGCGTACCGCGGAACCACTACTTCGACCGGGTCGCACCCGAGGTCGAGGCGTCCGTACGCGGCGCGGTCGAGCGGCTGGCGGAGCTGGGGGCGGAGCTCGTCGACGTCGAGATCCCGATGGCGCGTTACATCCAGGCCGCCCAGTGGGGGCTGATGGTTCCCGAGGCCACCGCCTACCACGAGCGGTCGCTGCGGGCCACCCCCGACCTGTACGCGGCGGACGTTCGCATCCTGTTGGAGGCCGGCGCACTCACCTCCGCGGGCGACTACCTCCGCGCCCAGCGGGCCCGCACCATGATGCGAGACGCCTGGGCTCGCATGTTCGACGGAATCGACGTCCTCGCCGCGCCGACGGTGCCGATGACCGCCGCCGAGGCGGGGCAGGAAGCCGTCGAGTGGGCCGATGGCACGACCGAGGCCGTGTCGGACAGCTACGTCCGCCTCTGTGCCCCAGCCAACATCACCGGCGTCCCGGCCCTCAGCCTGCCGGTCGGTCACGACCGCGCCGGACTGCCGATCGGTATGCAGCTGATGGCGCGCCCCTTCCACGACGCGACGGTGCTCCGTGTGGGCCGGGTCTACGAGGAGTCGGTGGCCGGCGCGGGGCGGCTTGCTCCCCTGGCCGCCTGAGGGAAGGCGGAGGTTCCAGCCGGTACGCGGTCGCGTCGCCGCAGGGGCGTCCGCCGTGTTCGGGCGCCGGACACGTAGCCCAGGGGTCGCCGAGACCGGCCACCACCTAGAAGCAACAAAATCGCATTAAGGTGGAGCGCATGAGTCCCAAGCCCATGGTCCGCCCCGGCGGGCGCAGCGCACGCGTACAGGAGTCCGTCCATGCGGCGGTACGTGAACTCGTAGGGGAGGTGGGCCGCGACGCGCTCACGGTCCCGATGGTCGCCACGCGGGCGGGCGTGACCCCCTCCACGATCTACCGTCGCTGGGGCGACCTGCAGGAACTCCTGTCCGACGTGGCCGTCGAACGACTGCGCCCGGAAACGGATCCGGCCGATCTCGGAAGCCTGCGGGCCGATCTCGACGCGTGGGCGGAACAGTTCATCGACGAGATGTCCTCGCCGCCCGGCCGCGCCTACATCCGGGACGCCCTGCTCGGCGACCCCGACGGAACCAACGCCGGTCAGTGTTCGGCGTACGCCGCAGCGCAGCTCGACACCGTGTTGGCCCGTGCGGTGCAGCGGGGGGATCCGGTGCCCGAGACGGAACTGCTGATCGACCGTGTCGTGGCGCCGATCATGTACCGCATCCTCTTCCGCCCTGGCCGGCTGGACGCCGCATACGCGCGCGAGCTCGTGACGAACGCCGTGAACGCCCAGCAGACCGAGGCCGACGCCACCCCTCGGCACTCGAAGAAGAAGCCCGACAACTGACCTCTTGGCTCATCGGGCGGTTGGGCCGCCGGGTCGTGAGGCCGGACGGCCGGCTGTACAGGGGCCCTCGCCCCGGGCCCGGCCACGTCCTGGGCGCCAAGGGCTACGGCTCGAAGGGCGGTCCGTGCATGGTCCCGCCCGCCGGGGCAGCCGGGGAGGCCGCCCCGCCGGGCTCGGACCGTGAGGCCCACGAGCGCCGCAACGTCGTGGAACGGTGCTTCGACCGCTCGAATGGGAAGTGAAGGTTCGCCGTCCACTTCGGCAGAACCGCTCGGTCCGACGAAGGCCGCTGCCCTCGCGCTGCTCCTGATGGGGGCGCGAGGGCTGAGGGACCAACTCAGTCCATGTCCTCCCGGTCTTCCTCCATGCTTGCGTACCCGGAGTGGAACAGCGCGAAGAAACTGGGGTACTTCGTGGTGTCGCCGTATTTCGGTGCGAACTCGTAGGCGGACCACTCGCCGTCCGGCCCGACGTCGGTCGGGTCGAGCAGCCAGAAGTCCTCTCCCCGGGCTATTTCGATGGACCGGCGGAACAACTGGACATCGTCCTCGTTGCCGGGTATCGAGGCGTAGGTCTCGATCACGCGTCCGCCGGTCTCGCTGTCCCGCATCCACACGACGCGGCCACACGGATGGACGCCGTCCACGTAACCGTCGAGGTGCGTCCACCCGTCGCTCGCCAGGAAGAATCCCCGCACGCTGGGTGGGAACCGCACTCCGAGCCGCTCCTCGGATGCCGCCACAGCTTCCTCCCGGGCAGCGGCTTCGCCCAGCCACGCCTCGACCCGCTCCCCCTGATCCAGAGCCTCCAGCTGATCCTCGTCCAGCAGATCGGCCAGCTCTTCCTCGTCTGCGTGGAGCTCCACGTACAGCTGGCTGTATCGCTCCAGAAAGACACGCCACTCTTCCGGCGTGGTCAGTACGCCGGCAACTTCGTTCTCTTCAGGCTCAGTTGTCTCCGTCACACCGATCATGGTGCCAGGCGGCTCTGACATTGCCGATGGCTACCACCCGTACCGCGTGCGAGGGCCGGCTCGTGGTCGCCGCCTCTGACGCG
This sequence is a window from Streptomyces parvus. Protein-coding genes within it:
- a CDS encoding Asp-tRNA(Asn)/Glu-tRNA(Gln) amidotransferase GatCAB subunit A: MQPFELSLAEASRAVRARELSPVELTESVLARIAAVEGRLGAYVTVTADAALAAAVRAEREISASGPRGPLHGIPMALKDLIDAEGIPTTASSHVRAGHVAERDSRVAERLGAAGAVLLGKTHTHEFAYGLTTPQTNNAWDHSRVAGGSSGGSAVAVAAGAATFAMGTDTGGSIRVPAALNGVVGLKPTYGLVPRTGVTSLSWSLDHVGPLARTVQDVALVLSATAGHDPRDPASVSGPMPARLPGGDLRGLKVGVPRNHYFDRVAPEVEASVRGAVERLAELGAELVDVEIPMARYIQAAQWGLMVPEATAYHERSLRATPDLYAADVRILLEAGALTSAGDYLRAQRARTMMRDAWARMFDGIDVLAAPTVPMTAAEAGQEAVEWADGTTEAVSDSYVRLCAPANITGVPALSLPVGHDRAGLPIGMQLMARPFHDATVLRVGRVYEESVAGAGRLAPLAA
- a CDS encoding TetR/AcrR family transcriptional regulator, which codes for MSPKPMVRPGGRSARVQESVHAAVRELVGEVGRDALTVPMVATRAGVTPSTIYRRWGDLQELLSDVAVERLRPETDPADLGSLRADLDAWAEQFIDEMSSPPGRAYIRDALLGDPDGTNAGQCSAYAAAQLDTVLARAVQRGDPVPETELLIDRVVAPIMYRILFRPGRLDAAYARELVTNAVNAQQTEADATPRHSKKKPDN
- a CDS encoding SMI1/KNR4 family protein gives rise to the protein MIGVTETTEPEENEVAGVLTTPEEWRVFLERYSQLYVELHADEEELADLLDEDQLEALDQGERVEAWLGEAAAREEAVAASEERLGVRFPPSVRGFFLASDGWTHLDGYVDGVHPCGRVVWMRDSETGGRVIETYASIPGNEDDVQLFRRSIEIARGEDFWLLDPTDVGPDGEWSAYEFAPKYGDTTKYPSFFALFHSGYASMEEDREDMD